The region CACTGTATGTCGGTCGAGATATGTAATAGATTTAGTTGAATTGTCATGTATCAAAAAATTACAAGAAGTTACATAACAAGTTCTGAAATAAAATTAGATTGGCACTCCTTGTCGCTTCCTCCCTGGCAGGGCACTACTTCGATATGTATCCTGAGCATGAGTTGTAAcataattaggaaatgatttatgagGGGCTATCCTTGATTCCCATGCAATTAGAGTGAAGTCTCCTTTCGGCCTAACACTAGGATCTTTTATAAGTTCCCTAAATGTCACACTTGGCAATTCCGTCTTGATTGACATATTATCACTATAAGGTTTCATGCTTAGTGGATGCAAAGCAATGTCTGTTATGTCCACTTGATGGCCTTGTTCTATGCGCATGGTTGGGTTCACACCATAAATGGAGCGGTTTCTTTTAACCATTCTTGCTGCCTTGTCTAATATACAATGCCAGAACTGAACATCAAGGTTGCTTCTCAACACATCTGTGAACATATTTGTTGCGACAAGTGAAATTTGTGAATTGTGGATCACCATGGCAAATTCATCTGCTATTTGTACTAGCCGCGGATGTTTTGCTGGCTCTACACTTCCGAAGGCGAGTGCCTTGAAAAGGTACGTCAACTCATCATGAGATAGCCCACTTAGTAAAATTGGTTTCATCGTTCCAAACCGGGCTATTCCTTTAAGCTTACTTACAATGATGATCTTGCTTCCTCTGCCCATTCCTATGAGAAATGAGTGGAATGTTTTCCAGTCATCATCACCTACATCAGAAGCAAACTCAATAACTACCAACATTATCCCAGTCATTGCCCTCCCATCACCAAATATCCCCAAAAGGCTGTCTCCATTCAAGTGCAAAATAGAGGAGAAGCGTGAACGAACCCTTTCATCACCACACACATGAGCAACCAAAGTTTTCTTCCCAACTGCGGCGCCACCTATGAGCGGAAGAATGGCTAATGCATGATCACCTGAAGGATCGTTGTGCTCCAACAAGAAGCTCAAAAGCTTTTGATTTTCAGCGTGTCGACTAAACATGAAGTTGTCGGtgtaaagataaacatcatatggccTACGGGACATGCGCTCACATCCTCCCAGAAGCACAACAAACTCTGACATGTTTGTGATAGCAATTTCTAAGCTTTCCAAAGCAGCATGTGAGTCGAGGCCCATGGCCTTATTGCCTTTCACCGCTGCTGTTCGAGAACGCTTGACTGAAAATTCTGGAATGATTAAATACAAACTGCTGCTAGATGAGTCGTTGCTGCTAACCTCGTCGAAGCCAACACCGTCTTGGAGGGCTCGGTACCTCGAGGCATTGAGGAGGCTGTGACCTCGGTACATGGCCTCCGAGAGCATCTTGAGCTGCATCATCATCCCGGAGTTTGTTATGTATCGAGCATCCGCCTCCTCGACGATGGTGCAAGCTCTCATTAGGAGGTGGTGCAACCTTTCCACCATCTTTTCCTCTGGCTGCGCATGGCTTGAGTGGCACTTGTTCATCAGGAAGGAGATGAACCGGCTCACAAGTTCACCTGCAACTGCTGATACGGCAACCTCCATGGCCGGGATTGATGAGGTAAGCTGATGAGGCAACTGCTGAGACTGCCAAGTCCTGAAGAGACTCTTAGCAAGATATAAACTGCTACAGGCAGCCTATTTTGTTTAAACAAAGAATCGCTGGACGACTGGGTGGGTGGGTGAGTGGGTTGGTGGCTGGGAGACCTGGACCTGGACCAGTCAACTTATTAAGCAGCATGGAAAAGAATGGACCGGCCAGTATTTGACTATCTGTTATATTCATGGTAGGTCCAAATCCATTATTGTGCCATGGCAGAAATGCATATCTAATCATCTTCACTCGTCTTTCGTCGGACTCCTTTTACATTCTACACACGTGGGAATTTGCTTGCTTTCTTTCCAGAGGAACTTTAGTGGAAAAGCATCGCGCAAGTCATCGTCAAGCAAAGAATATGTGCCTTTTTTTTGTATCTTGCCCAGTGATGACGAGAACCACAGCTCCATGCTTCAGTAATCTTTTCAGAGGCACATTTGCTCTTTTGGTATCTTCAGAACCCAGTCAGTCTCTCTATGGTCCATTTTGCGCCACTTCAGTCTTTCCATGTAGCCCATGTGGAGCATGGCGACACCCATGCCCGGGCACACCCTTCGGCCGGCACCGAATGGTACCATCCTAACCTCCCCGGCGCTTCCCGCCGCCGCAACAAGGCTCTGCAGGCTAGAAATGACAATTGTGTGTAAAAAAGGTAGAGATATATTGGAAAACAGACAAAACagaagaaaatcatgaaccacaatgaaaaaaaaagaaaaccaacaAAAAACGAGAAACATGAAACAAAaccaaagaaaagaagaagaataaacactgaaggtaaaaagaaaaaatcgtaaaacaaaaaacaagaagaaaatccGGATTTTTTTGGGAAAATGATAAAACCAAGAAAA is a window of Triticum dicoccoides isolate Atlit2015 ecotype Zavitan chromosome 2B, WEW_v2.0, whole genome shotgun sequence DNA encoding:
- the LOC119360185 gene encoding uncharacterized protein LOC119360185, encoding MEVAVSAVAGELVSRFISFLMNKCHSSHAQPEEKMVERLHHLLMRACTIVEEADARYITNSGMMMQLKMLSEAMYRGHSLLNASRYRALQDGVGFDEVSSNDSSSSSLYLIIPEFSVKRSRTAAVKGNKAMGLDSHAALESLEIAITNMSEFVVLLGGCERMSRRPYDVYLYTDNFMFSRHAENQKLLSFLLEHNDPSGDHALAILPLIGGAAVGKKTLVAHVCGDERVRSRFSSILHLNGDSLLGIFGDGRAMTGIMLVVIEFASDVGDDDWKTFHSFLIGMGRGSKIIIVSKLKGIARFGTMKPILLSGLSHDELTYLFKALAFGSVEPAKHPRLVQIADEFAMVIHNSQISLVATNMFTDVLRSNLDVQFWHCILDKAARMVKRNRSIYGVNPTMRIEQGHQVDITDIALHPLSMKPYSDNMSIKTELPSVTFRELIKDPSVRPKGDFTLIAWESRIAPHKSFPNYVTTHAQDTYRSSALPGRKRQGVPI